A window of the Bdellovibrio sp. ZAP7 genome harbors these coding sequences:
- a CDS encoding ATP-dependent DNA helicase RecQ, with protein sequence MLQDPVSQVQTIDQNHLEQTLQTSFGLSQFRIGQKEIITGILSGKDVLAVLPTGGGKSLCFQFPAVYANKLVIVISPLIALMKDQVMSLQRKGIPSGCLYSGQTDAEKRQIFQDIEKGGTYLLYLSPERVQKEGFQRWIQNRAIALFAIDEAHCVSQWGHDFREEYSQLEILKRLRPDIPVLALTASATPTVLADISINLKLKSPERRVHGFYRSNLYYQVEFCADEEAKAALLMQSIQQTPEGRIIIYCGTRKVTEELAGQLQRRLDKVGYYHAGLSTAERTETQESYERGDLRILVATNAFGMGIDQPDVRLVVHYQMPATIDSLYQEMGRAGRDGLDSTCLMLYSKKDKGLQTYFITSSEAPKEIKNARWRNLDALVNYAEGGECRHAEILTYYKDAQRIERCGHCDTCLPQSERKVVRPVAALKAPAKTKTRSKVSKTTVDMDGLVFDDAQEARFQLLKKWRKEKAKELDVPAFVVFGDLTLKHLAVQNPQSLDELKNVHGIGEAKLAKFGWDIMAELGQ encoded by the coding sequence ATGCTTCAGGACCCTGTTTCCCAAGTACAAACTATCGATCAAAACCATTTGGAACAAACGCTGCAAACGTCGTTTGGTCTGTCGCAGTTTCGTATCGGGCAAAAGGAAATCATCACCGGCATTCTTTCGGGTAAAGATGTGCTCGCGGTTTTGCCGACGGGGGGGGGTAAGTCCCTGTGCTTTCAATTTCCGGCGGTTTACGCAAACAAGCTGGTTATTGTTATTTCTCCGTTGATCGCTCTGATGAAAGATCAAGTGATGTCCTTGCAAAGAAAAGGTATTCCATCGGGTTGTCTTTATTCAGGCCAGACGGATGCAGAAAAACGTCAGATTTTTCAGGACATTGAAAAAGGCGGAACATATTTGCTATACCTTTCTCCTGAACGTGTTCAGAAGGAAGGCTTTCAGCGTTGGATTCAGAATCGCGCCATCGCTTTGTTTGCGATTGATGAAGCTCACTGTGTATCACAGTGGGGTCACGATTTCCGCGAAGAGTACAGTCAGTTAGAAATACTAAAAAGATTGCGCCCCGATATTCCGGTGTTAGCATTGACCGCGTCGGCGACACCAACGGTTCTTGCGGATATATCGATTAATTTAAAACTAAAAAGCCCTGAGCGTCGTGTTCACGGGTTCTATCGTTCCAATCTTTACTACCAAGTTGAATTCTGTGCGGATGAGGAGGCAAAGGCTGCTTTGTTGATGCAATCAATTCAGCAAACCCCCGAAGGTCGCATTATAATTTACTGCGGAACTCGTAAGGTGACGGAAGAGCTTGCAGGACAGTTGCAACGTCGTTTGGATAAAGTTGGTTATTATCATGCAGGTCTTTCCACCGCAGAACGTACCGAGACGCAAGAATCCTATGAGCGTGGCGATTTAAGAATCCTGGTTGCCACCAATGCCTTCGGTATGGGAATTGATCAGCCTGATGTCCGCTTGGTGGTACATTATCAAATGCCTGCCACGATTGATTCTTTATATCAAGAAATGGGGCGGGCGGGTCGTGATGGTTTAGATTCGACTTGTTTGATGCTTTATTCGAAAAAAGATAAAGGTCTACAAACATATTTCATCACCAGTTCCGAAGCTCCCAAGGAAATCAAGAATGCCCGCTGGAGAAATCTGGATGCGTTGGTGAATTACGCCGAAGGTGGCGAGTGCCGCCATGCGGAGATTCTTACTTACTACAAAGATGCCCAACGTATCGAACGTTGCGGGCACTGTGATACTTGCTTGCCGCAATCAGAGCGCAAGGTCGTAAGACCAGTGGCAGCTCTGAAAGCCCCTGCAAAAACAAAAACTCGTTCAAAAGTGTCAAAGACCACGGTCGACATGGATGGGCTGGTATTTGATGATGCACAAGAGGCGCGCTTCCAACTTCTAAAAAAATGGCGCAAAGAAAAGGCGAAGGAGCTCGATGTTCCTGCTTTTGTCGTCTTTGGCGATTTGACACTGAAGCATTTAGCAGTCCAAAATCCACAAAGTCTGGATGAACTTAAAAATGTCCATGGCATCGGCGAAGCAAAGCTGGCAAAATTTGGTTGGGACATTATGGCGGAGCTCGGTCAGTAA
- a CDS encoding aldo/keto reductase — protein MNKRQLGKTGIEVAPLCFGGNVFGWTIDQEMSFQLLDGFVEAGFNFVDTADVYSRWVPGNKGGESETIIGNWMKERRIRDKVIIATKVGMELAPDKKGLKAAYIKQAVEDSLKRLQTDYIDLYQSHTDDMETPIEETLAAFDALVKEGKVRAIGASNFSAKRLKESLHISEQQDFASYVTLQPKYNLHDRESFEKELEPLCLNKEVSVIPYYSLASGFLTGKYRSKDDIKQSARGEKAISYLDERGVKILGALDDISLDHQVKPATIALAWLMQRPSITAPIASATSLEQLKDLTEAAQIKLATVEVEKLDFESRY, from the coding sequence ATGAATAAACGTCAGCTTGGAAAAACCGGAATTGAAGTGGCTCCGTTGTGCTTTGGAGGAAATGTTTTTGGTTGGACGATCGATCAAGAGATGTCTTTTCAATTGTTGGACGGTTTTGTTGAAGCGGGTTTCAATTTCGTCGATACCGCTGACGTTTACTCTCGCTGGGTTCCGGGGAATAAAGGTGGCGAATCAGAAACCATCATTGGTAACTGGATGAAAGAGCGCAGGATTCGTGATAAAGTGATCATTGCCACGAAAGTGGGAATGGAGCTTGCCCCTGATAAAAAGGGCTTGAAGGCGGCCTATATCAAACAAGCCGTGGAAGATTCTTTAAAGCGTTTGCAGACGGATTATATTGATCTATATCAATCCCACACGGATGATATGGAAACTCCCATCGAAGAAACTCTGGCAGCATTCGATGCCTTGGTAAAAGAGGGAAAAGTTCGTGCCATTGGTGCTTCGAACTTTAGCGCAAAACGGTTAAAAGAAAGTCTGCACATTTCGGAACAACAAGATTTTGCGTCGTACGTGACCTTGCAACCCAAATACAATCTGCATGATCGGGAATCTTTTGAAAAAGAACTTGAGCCACTTTGCCTTAATAAAGAGGTGAGTGTTATTCCCTATTACTCATTGGCGAGCGGATTTTTAACGGGCAAGTACCGCTCTAAAGACGATATAAAACAAAGTGCACGGGGAGAAAAGGCCATCAGCTATCTGGACGAGCGTGGGGTTAAAATCCTTGGCGCCTTGGATGATATTTCCTTGGATCACCAAGTGAAACCCGCGACAATAGCGCTTGCCTGGTTGATGCAAAGGCCGAGTATTACCGCTCCAATCGCGAGCGCGACTTCACTTGAGCAATTGAAGGATTTAACTGAGGCCGCGCAGATAAAATTGGCGACGGTGGAAGTCGAAAAGCTGGATTTTGAGAGTCGCTATTAA
- a CDS encoding VOC family protein: MASNMFNWVELAANDISRAMTFYEKSFDLKFKLEEMGPLKLAFFPSGNMKEYGASGALVKGPGYKPSHDGTLPYIPVQDIEAALRKVSDNGGKILSGKKSIGQYGNIGIFEDTEGNRVGLHSM; encoded by the coding sequence ATGGCGTCCAATATGTTCAATTGGGTCGAGCTGGCTGCGAATGATATTTCACGCGCAATGACTTTCTATGAAAAGTCATTTGATCTAAAATTCAAATTGGAAGAAATGGGACCGTTGAAGCTTGCGTTTTTCCCTTCGGGAAATATGAAAGAATACGGAGCCTCGGGTGCTCTGGTTAAGGGACCGGGATATAAGCCCTCTCACGATGGAACGCTTCCCTATATTCCTGTACAAGATATTGAAGCTGCTTTAAGAAAAGTAAGCGATAATGGCGGCAAGATTCTTTCAGGTAAAAAATCAATCGGTCAGTACGGTAATATCGGAATTTTTGAAGACACCGAAGGGAATCGTGTGGGTCTTCATTCAATGTAG
- a CDS encoding cyclic nucleotide-binding domain-containing protein — MGLKIMEGFCMSRSQDKNSFLIVSGDPTRITAISDILNKHFTNCSVFHGSDWFDTKYKIDNVRPKIMFVDEYLPKGSGYDIIAKVLKEKNNNGIFLVMMSYVPDHDMFPHEVQSGRLSFLSEPNREWALLEVVSKIVAPKPVKDGSQYKLRSLTVGETLFKEGDDTEVVYIVKHGTLNAFSEATTGDRVRLGEIGPGEFVGEMGHFNHEPRSATVEAVTEVELIEIPMSALESVIFSKPAWAKALVKTLALRLKRANKALTG, encoded by the coding sequence ATGGGACTGAAAATTATGGAAGGTTTTTGTATGAGCCGCAGCCAGGATAAAAACAGCTTTTTGATTGTTAGTGGTGATCCCACGCGAATCACCGCGATTTCCGACATTCTCAATAAACATTTCACAAATTGTTCCGTGTTTCACGGCAGTGATTGGTTTGATACCAAATACAAAATTGACAATGTCAGACCTAAAATCATGTTCGTCGACGAGTATCTTCCTAAAGGTTCAGGCTACGATATTATAGCCAAAGTACTTAAAGAAAAGAATAATAACGGCATCTTCCTAGTGATGATGTCTTACGTTCCCGATCACGATATGTTTCCACATGAAGTGCAATCCGGACGATTATCATTCCTGTCAGAGCCAAATAGAGAATGGGCTTTGTTGGAAGTTGTCTCTAAAATCGTTGCTCCCAAGCCAGTAAAGGATGGTTCCCAGTACAAGCTTCGCAGTTTGACTGTGGGGGAGACTTTGTTCAAGGAAGGCGACGACACGGAAGTTGTCTATATCGTTAAACATGGGACTTTGAATGCGTTTTCGGAAGCAACGACTGGCGACCGAGTTCGCTTGGGAGAAATCGGGCCCGGTGAATTCGTGGGAGAGATGGGACATTTCAATCACGAACCTCGTTCTGCAACTGTCGAAGCGGTCACCGAAGTGGAGTTGATTGAAATCCCTATGTCAGCACTCGAGAGTGTGATTTTCTCCAAACCCGCCTGGGCTAAGGCCCTTGTGAAAACACTCGCGCTTCGCTTAAAAAGAGCCAATAAAGCTTTGACGGGATAA
- a CDS encoding ABC-F family ATP-binding cassette domain-containing protein, with product MISTSNISLRFGGKKLFEDVNVKFTPGNCYGLIGANGAGKSTFLKILSKEIEPNTGEVIIPGNLRLSILKQDHYAYDEYEVLKTVLMGNEKLYKVMTEKDALYAKPDFSEDDGHRASELETTFAELNGWEAESEAGVMLAGLGIGDELHNKLMKELNPGEKVKVLLAQALFGRPDILLLDEPTNHLDIYAINWLEDFLLNFDNTVIVISHDRHFLNKVCSHIADIDYGKVTTFTGNYDFWRQASELKQRMLSDQNKKSADKADELKAFIARFSANASKSAQASSRQKQLEKLEFNDLPASSRKSPFIGFDVKRELGNDVLVVDNITKTWEGETVLKNVSFTLKKGDKVALMGRNDLAKTLLMEIIAGQMQADSGSYTWGITTTRGYFPTDNSKYFQGNEASLVEWLREFSEDKDESFLRGFLGKMLFSGSDALKQPTVLSGGEKVRCMFSKLMLEGSNILILDGPTNHLDLESITAVNEGLQRFKGTVIFTCHDHELLQTVANRIIEINETVTYDNHIDYEGYVQATKKH from the coding sequence ATGATCAGCACATCCAATATCAGCCTCCGTTTCGGTGGCAAAAAGCTTTTTGAAGACGTAAATGTGAAATTCACTCCAGGCAACTGTTATGGCCTGATCGGGGCCAATGGCGCCGGCAAATCCACATTCTTAAAGATTCTTTCCAAAGAAATCGAGCCCAACACAGGCGAAGTCATTATCCCAGGCAACCTACGCCTTTCGATCCTAAAACAGGATCATTATGCCTATGATGAGTACGAAGTCCTTAAGACCGTGCTTATGGGTAACGAGAAGCTTTACAAAGTCATGACTGAAAAAGACGCGCTATACGCAAAGCCTGATTTTTCTGAAGATGACGGCCACCGCGCTTCTGAATTAGAAACGACCTTTGCTGAGCTTAATGGCTGGGAAGCTGAATCCGAAGCCGGCGTGATGTTAGCTGGTTTGGGTATTGGTGACGAACTTCATAACAAACTTATGAAGGAACTAAACCCAGGCGAGAAAGTAAAAGTCCTTTTGGCGCAGGCTCTATTCGGCCGCCCCGATATTTTACTTCTGGATGAGCCGACGAATCACTTGGATATCTATGCGATCAACTGGCTTGAGGATTTCCTGTTAAACTTTGACAACACTGTCATCGTGATCTCGCATGACCGTCACTTCTTGAACAAAGTGTGCTCGCATATTGCGGATATCGACTATGGCAAAGTCACGACATTCACTGGAAACTACGATTTCTGGCGCCAAGCCAGCGAACTAAAACAGCGCATGCTTTCTGATCAGAACAAGAAAAGTGCTGATAAAGCTGATGAGCTTAAAGCCTTTATCGCGCGTTTCAGCGCGAATGCTTCTAAATCAGCGCAAGCTTCTTCCCGTCAAAAACAATTGGAAAAGCTTGAGTTCAACGACTTGCCAGCTTCTTCCCGTAAATCCCCATTCATCGGTTTCGATGTAAAACGCGAATTGGGTAACGACGTTTTAGTGGTAGATAACATTACTAAGACTTGGGAAGGCGAAACAGTTCTTAAGAACGTTAGCTTCACCCTTAAAAAAGGCGATAAAGTCGCTTTGATGGGTCGTAATGACTTGGCTAAGACTTTACTTATGGAAATCATCGCAGGTCAAATGCAGGCGGATTCTGGCTCTTACACGTGGGGTATCACGACGACTCGTGGTTACTTCCCGACAGACAACTCCAAGTACTTCCAAGGCAACGAGGCTTCCCTGGTTGAATGGCTTCGTGAGTTCTCTGAAGACAAAGACGAAAGCTTCCTTCGTGGATTCTTGGGTAAAATGCTGTTCTCCGGATCTGATGCCTTGAAACAACCAACAGTTCTGTCCGGGGGCGAGAAAGTTCGCTGCATGTTCTCGAAACTGATGCTGGAAGGCTCTAATATCCTGATCCTTGATGGTCCGACGAATCACTTGGACCTAGAAAGCATCACGGCTGTAAATGAAGGCCTGCAGCGTTTTAAAGGCACTGTGATCTTCACCTGCCATGACCACGAACTTTTGCAAACGGTTGCAAACAGAATCATCGAAATCAACGAGACTGTTACTTACGACAATCACATTGATTACGAAGGTTACGTTCAGGCGACCAAAAAGCACTAA
- a CDS encoding DUF4423 domain-containing protein yields the protein MELTVKKLLMQELAKRQMRNPSYSLRAFARDLGVGSTTLSDVMGDRRSLSKSNLEKVMERLLVSPLEKEVLWAEYRQGSKKIEIDDRLLMEEDTFRLMSDWYYVAILNLAKLPENKANPRWIAKRLGIKESEAEHALERLLRLELLKKNRNRMVRTAKPIFINRDVPSAAIRKHHTQNLHLAEYSLHNDPVERRQFYSITTAVNPEKLPLVNDVILKTRKKIEDLLEDGPLSEVYTFSFQLFPLTKVDGGMEDQSE from the coding sequence ATGGAACTCACTGTAAAAAAGTTATTAATGCAGGAACTCGCCAAGCGCCAAATGCGCAATCCTTCTTATTCATTGCGTGCGTTTGCCCGTGATTTGGGCGTTGGCTCGACGACTCTCTCTGATGTGATGGGTGATAGAAGATCTCTTTCCAAGTCGAACCTGGAGAAAGTCATGGAGCGCTTGTTGGTTTCCCCGTTGGAAAAAGAAGTTCTGTGGGCGGAATACAGGCAGGGATCCAAGAAAATCGAAATCGATGATCGTCTGCTTATGGAGGAAGATACGTTCCGATTAATGTCGGATTGGTACTACGTTGCGATTTTAAATCTCGCAAAGCTTCCCGAGAACAAAGCAAATCCCCGATGGATTGCAAAGCGGTTAGGAATAAAAGAGTCTGAGGCGGAACATGCGCTAGAGCGTTTACTCAGACTGGAACTCTTGAAAAAAAACCGAAACCGCATGGTGCGAACAGCGAAACCAATCTTTATTAATAGAGATGTACCGTCAGCTGCAATACGTAAGCACCACACTCAAAATTTACATTTAGCAGAGTATTCACTCCATAATGATCCCGTCGAACGCCGACAGTTTTATTCGATCACAACCGCAGTGAATCCTGAAAAACTTCCTCTAGTTAACGACGTGATTTTAAAGACTCGTAAAAAGATCGAGGATCTGCTAGAAGATGGCCCGTTATCTGAGGTATATACGTTTTCGTTTCAATTGTTTCCGCTCACGAAAGTGGACGGCGGCATGGAGGATCAGAGTGAGTAG
- a CDS encoding L,D-transpeptidase gives MKTSHHVTCFSLSLMLLVGNYAKAEVSTYIDDDRIPNMLEHIDPFDPNVEQILDQYDKIYEQETGKPAHINTLMDDILGPFGGCSRNACSVWAQVVKSSQRMYLYVNGSLRGSWAVSTGMKGYGTPNFDRHPDGRIYDRYTSTKYPEGDYNGLGNMPYAVFITGGYALHGTPRGNWPKLGTPASHGCIRMHPDNGYTFNRLVRSYGISRVWITVQ, from the coding sequence ATGAAAACAAGCCATCACGTAACATGTTTCAGCCTTTCGCTTATGCTACTCGTGGGGAATTATGCGAAGGCCGAAGTTTCCACATACATTGACGATGACCGCATTCCTAACATGCTCGAACATATCGACCCCTTCGATCCCAACGTAGAACAGATCCTTGATCAGTACGATAAAATCTATGAACAAGAAACCGGTAAGCCTGCTCACATCAATACGTTGATGGATGACATCCTTGGACCTTTTGGTGGTTGCAGCCGAAACGCATGCTCCGTCTGGGCTCAGGTGGTAAAAAGTTCTCAGCGCATGTACTTGTATGTGAATGGCAGCTTACGAGGTTCATGGGCGGTTTCTACTGGCATGAAAGGTTATGGCACACCTAATTTTGATCGACATCCCGATGGTCGTATCTATGACCGCTACACTTCAACGAAATATCCCGAAGGAGACTATAATGGCTTAGGCAACATGCCGTATGCTGTGTTTATCACTGGAGGTTATGCCCTTCATGGAACTCCACGAGGCAATTGGCCAAAACTGGGTACTCCAGCATCACATGGTTGCATACGCATGCACCCTGATAATGGATACACCTTCAACCGCTTGGTAAGATCTTACGGAATTAGTAGGGTTTGGATCACGGTTCAGTAA
- a CDS encoding chloride channel protein, producing MTFVAKGLLLAIQLCTNLFYFQSFSFENRAPAENTLGWIAIIIPVIGGLLVGVMARWGSKAIRGHGIPEAMENILQRDSRIPRRITLLKPLSSAIAIGSGGPFGAEGPIIATGGALGSWIGQVLPVSSYERKILLASGAAAGMAAIFGTPLSAVMIAIELLLFEFRAKSFVPVALATVIAATLRGLFIGSESFFQMPPLGETGVTQLLVFLGFGVVMGLLCIIVTKSIYWIEDAFEKLPIHWMWWPALGGLAVGIIGLVEPRSLGVGYGNISLSLSGSLTVGAAASILVWKFLSWALALGSGTSGGTLAPLLTLGASFGFIVGTGLTMLFPEWNIDPHAMALVGMAALFAGSSRALLTAVIFALEGTKQPVGLVPLLGCCSIAYVVSSLLMKNSIMTEKIVRRGLEVPHEYYPKPGAAKN from the coding sequence ATGACTTTCGTCGCTAAGGGGCTACTTTTAGCGATTCAGCTTTGTACCAACCTTTTCTATTTTCAAAGCTTTTCCTTTGAAAACCGTGCGCCGGCGGAAAATACCTTGGGCTGGATTGCCATCATCATTCCTGTGATTGGCGGACTTTTAGTGGGAGTAATGGCACGCTGGGGTTCTAAAGCCATTCGTGGTCATGGCATTCCTGAAGCCATGGAAAACATTTTACAACGTGATAGCCGCATCCCTCGTCGCATCACCTTATTAAAACCACTCTCTTCAGCAATTGCGATCGGTTCGGGCGGCCCATTTGGCGCCGAAGGTCCGATCATCGCGACAGGTGGAGCTTTAGGTTCTTGGATCGGTCAAGTTTTGCCGGTTTCTTCCTATGAAAGAAAAATTCTTTTAGCTTCCGGTGCGGCAGCCGGTATGGCAGCGATTTTTGGAACTCCGCTATCGGCCGTGATGATCGCGATCGAACTACTGCTTTTCGAGTTCCGTGCAAAATCATTTGTCCCGGTGGCTCTGGCGACTGTCATCGCAGCAACTTTGCGTGGACTATTCATCGGCTCTGAATCCTTTTTCCAAATGCCACCTTTGGGTGAAACCGGAGTGACACAGCTTTTGGTCTTCTTGGGCTTCGGTGTTGTGATGGGACTTCTTTGCATCATCGTGACTAAATCCATTTATTGGATCGAAGATGCCTTTGAAAAACTTCCGATCCACTGGATGTGGTGGCCAGCCCTCGGTGGTCTTGCCGTCGGTATCATCGGTTTGGTTGAACCGCGCAGTCTGGGCGTCGGTTATGGAAATATCTCGCTGAGCTTAAGTGGGTCTTTAACTGTGGGAGCCGCAGCTAGTATTCTGGTTTGGAAGTTCTTATCCTGGGCGCTGGCTTTGGGCAGCGGCACTTCGGGCGGAACTCTTGCCCCCCTTCTGACTTTAGGCGCTTCCTTTGGTTTTATCGTCGGTACTGGCCTTACGATGCTATTTCCAGAGTGGAATATTGATCCCCATGCGATGGCGTTGGTGGGAATGGCCGCGTTGTTTGCGGGCTCGTCTCGAGCGTTACTAACGGCAGTTATTTTTGCTTTAGAAGGAACGAAACAGCCAGTGGGATTGGTTCCACTTCTGGGCTGTTGTTCAATTGCTTAT